Within Gemmatimonadaceae bacterium, the genomic segment TGCTGCACCACGTGCACGCGCGCGCGCTCGAAGGCCAGACCGGTCACGACGACGTCGGCGTCCACGACGTCCAGCCCGTCGATCTGGCCCCCGGCCGTCGAGTAGACGAGGCGCGCGTTGGGCCAGCGCGCGGCGACATCGTCGAACCACGACTGCGGCGGTGCGTCCACAGGCCCGAACGCCAGCAGGAGCTGCACGGCGCCCTGCGGATCCGCCGCAGTGCCGTCGCTCCAGCCGGAGACGGGTGACCACCTGTGGGAGAAGGCGCGCATGGACAGCCGGGAAGAGGGGAACTGGCAGGGCGGGCGCCGCCAGTGTGGAGGGTGAGTTTCGACTGTGCGCCGGGGAACTTGAGAACGGCTGTTCACCATCGCGGCCCCCGGTGCCGGCCGCGCAGCCGGGTCAGAAGCCCATCAGTTCATCGACCGGCTCGTCCAGTGCCTCGAGCGCCGGCGCCGGCCGTGCCGGGGGACGGGCCGCCGGCACCGGCGGCCGCTTCGTCGCGCCGCCGCGACCAGTCGGCTCCCGGCGATCGCGGTTCGCCCAGTCGCGCGTCTTGAACCCCTTCGCGGCATCGCCCAGTCGCGCGGCCTGCGCCCGCATCTCCTCGGCACCCGACGCCCCTTCCTCGGCGCCGGCGGCCACGCTCTGGGCGAGGCTGTTCAGCTCACTCATGCGTCCCGTGATGTCGCGCACCTGGTCGCGCTGCGAGGTGATCTCGCGCGTCATCCCGGCCGCCATCTCGTCCACACGCTCCACGGCGGTGGCGATGGCACCCAGCACGCGCTGCACGTCGTCGCGCAGCGTCACGCCGCGATCGGCGTCCTGCACCGCCGCCTCGATCATCGCGCTGGTGCTCCGGGCGGCCTCCGCACTGCGCAGGGCCAGCGCGCGCACCTCCTCGGCCACCACCGCGAAACCGCGGCCGGCGTCGCCCGCGCGGGCCGCCTCCACCGCCGCGTTCAGCGCCAGCAGGTTGGTCTGGAACGCGATCTCGTCGATCGTCTTGACCACCCGGCTGGTGGCGTCGCTCGATTCCTTGATGCGCGTGATCGCCTCACCCAGGTCGCTCGCCACCCGCGTGCCGTCCTGGACGTTCGCGCGCGCGGAGCCCGCGAGCGCCGTGACCTCCGAGGCGCTCGCCGCCACCCGTTCCGCGAGCTGCGCCAGATCCTGCGCGGCGTGGTCCACGGCCTCGATGGCCTGCGCCTGCCGCTGCGCATTGTGCGCCAGCGTCTCGCTGGTGGAGGCGATGTCCTCCGACGCGTCCGACACCTGGTACACCGACTGGCGCACCTGCCGCATCGCCACCGAGAGCTGCTCGGCGGCGGTGTTCACGGACTGGGCGATCGCGTCGTAGTCCCCCTGGTACGTGCCGAGCATCCGCACCTCGAGGTCGCGGTTCGCCATCTTCTCGAGCGCACGCTTGGCCTCCGAGAGCGGCGTCTCGATCGCGTCGAGCATGCGGTTCAGCTCCTGCACCAGTTCCCGGAACTCTCCTTCGAACTCATCCGGGTTGGCGCGCACGGTGAGCGAGCCGGCTACGGCGGAATCGGCCATCTGGCGACTGGTCTTCACCAGCGAGCGCATCGTGTCCTGCACCAGCGCCACGGCCACGCCGGTGCCGCGCGAGGCGGTGATCATGCCGTCCAGGCTCCCGGCCATCGTCCCCAGTTCGTCATTGCTCCGGATGGCGAGGAGCGGGATGTCGTCGTCGATGGTGCCCTCGAACTGCCCGCGTGACAGCCGGCTGAGCACGTCCTGGATCTGCACCAGCAGCTGCGACTGCACCTGCTGCGCACGGTCGGTCACGCGCATCGTGACGCGGAGCACGTGACGGATGGTCTGCGTGGCGGTGAGGATCGAGACCAGCAGCACGCAGAGGCTGGTGACCAGCACGAGGACCAGTGTGGTGAGCGCCGAGGTGGAGGCGTCACGGGCGTGCGCCGCGACGGTGTCGGTGAGCGCGACCTCGATCGCCCGCTGTGCCTGAATCTGGACGGTGGTGGTGCTGAACCACTCCGCCGGATCCGCCTTCACCGATGCGCCACCCACGCCGGCGTACGCGACGTCGCGGATCGCCGCGATGCGTCGCGCCTCCGGTGCGACCGCCATCGCCTTGAGCCGCGCGACGACCGCATCGGTCGCCCCGTTGCGGAGCTGCTCGAGTGCGATCTCCTGTCCGGCCACGGCCGTGATCCAGTCCCGGTACACGTCGTTGTCGGAGAACGCGCCGAGTGTCAGCACCGAGTTGAGGGCCCCGCGTTCGCGCGCCGCCCACTCCTTCAGGTGCCCCACCGCGTCGATCTGGCGGAGCGCCACGCGGGCGTCGCCGTCCGTCACGTCCCTGGTGAAGTCGTTGATCCCCTGCCGCATCACCGCGATGAACGCAGAGTAGCGCGCCTGGACCTGCGGCGCCGCGATCTGCCGCGAGTCCACGGCGGCGCGCGTGAGGGCGGCGCTGTCGATCGCGGACTCGATGCGGACCGCAGTGGCCGAGAGTCGTGCGATCCGCGTCGTCGCCATCGAGGCGCGATAGAGGTCGCGCACGCTGTCGGCGCGCAGGCGCTGGGCCGCGAGCTCCGGTGCGAACCGCGTGCCGCCGCTGGCGATGTAGCCGGCGGAGAGGCCGCGCTCGGCCTGCATCTCGTGGATCAGTGCGGTGGTCGTGCCCTCGAGGATCGCGATCCGCTCGAGATCGCGGCCCTGCTGCCAGCGTCCATACTGCGTCTTCACCACGACGCCGGCAAAGGCGATGGCGATCAGCAACGGCAGTCCGGCCGCAAGCGTGAGCTTGCCGCGGAGGCCGGAAAACAGTGTGCGCATAGGTGGGTGGGGCAGCCGGTGTTCGTTGGTGCAGCGAAGGGCGTCTTCACCTCACTTATCGGCAGGGATACAGGGCGGCTTGACGATCGTTGTATTGGCGCACGTTCATACTTGGCCGCCGGGCGGTGGACCGTGGCGTGATGTACCACCCTTATCGCCACACCAGTGGCGTGTAATCGCAGCTCGAATAGCACACAGCCGGATGGGGCGCCTGGTTGGCCAGGCGAAAACCGCAGCAATACCCAGCGGTATTGCGAGGATTTTCAACGCCGCCAGCCGGGATGCCCCGACCGGCGACTGCGTCCGGAACTTCGATTACACGCCACTAGGTTGCGCGGCATGCCATCCGCCCCCACGCGAGCCGCGGCGCCACCGCCCGCCGGTCCCGCGCCAGACGCCGCGCTCGCATCGCGCCTCGACGCGGTGTGCGAGGAGGGCTGGGCGCTGTTCGAAGCGTTCGACCGGCGTGTGCGCGACCGTGGGTTCCACCCGTTCGTGGCGGCCGACTACGCCGTCGTGCGCGCGGCACTCGTGCGCGTCCGGCACCCCGGCCAGCGCTTCCTGGAACTCGGCTCGGCCACCGGCGTGATCACGGTGATGGCCAGCCTGCTGGGATTCGACGCGTGTGGAATCGAACTCGACCGTGACCTCGTCCAGGTGGCCGTGGGGTTGAACCGTCGGCACGGCACGAGCGCACGCTTCGCCTGCGGCAGCTTTCTTCCCACCGGCTACCGCCGGCCCGGTGCCGCCACCGCCGGCCGGTCGCTGCGGGCCGCCGAGCCCACCACCGGTGACGGAGCGTCGGGCTACCTGGTGCTCGGCCAGGCCCTCGACGACTTCGATGTCGTCTTCGGCTATCCGTGGAGCGGGGAGGCGCCGCTGATGCACGACCTGATGCGACAGTACGGCCGCCCCGACGCGCTCCTCCTCCTGCACGACACGAACGCCGGCGTGAGTGCCTGGCGGCAGGGACGCGAACTCGCGCTCTGAGCGCGGCGGGCTGCCGGCCGACCGTACCCGGCATCGGCGGGCCGGACGATATGTTGCTCGCAGCCGACGGCGGATGACGCCGTCACCCCTCCGCAGGCCGCGCGGCCACCGCGCATCGTCGTCACCCGTCTGGAGAGCAGCTCGTGCGTCCCAGTGTCCTGACCCGTCGTATTCACTACTGGGCCGGCGCCGTCATCGCGCTGCCGATCGCCGTGATCATCACCACCGGCGTGTTGCTGCAGGTGAAGAAGCAGTGGAGCTGGGTGCAGCCGCCCGAGATCCGCGGCACCGGCACCACGCCGACGCTCGACCTCCACGGCATCGTCCGGGCCGTGCAGACCGTGCCGGGCCTGCAGGTGGCGGGATGGGACGACATCAAGCGGATGGACATCCGCGCCGATCGCGGCCTGGCGAAGGTCACCGTCGCGGGCGACTGGGAAGTGCAGGTGGACCTCGGCACCGGCGCCGTGCTGCAGGCCCGCTATCGTCGCTCCGACCTGATCGAGTCGCTCCATGACGGCTCCTTCTTCCTGGGCGACGTCACGAAGCTGGGGCTCTTCCTGCCCGCCGGCGTCGCGCTCGGGATCATGCTGGCCAGCGGCATCTGGCTGTTCTGGCTGCCACTCTCGGTCAAGCGCCGGCGACGGCAGGCCGCCGCGGCGGGGGCGTGAGCCGGTGAGCCTCCCCCCGTCGTCACGGCGCGAGTTCCTTGCCACCGGCACCGCGCTGGCGCTGGGCGCGAACCTCGCCGGTCGCGTCAGGCCGGTGCGCCCGGCGTTCGACCTCGTGCTGCGGGGCGGCACGGTCTTCGACGGAAACGGCGGCGACGGCCGCGAGATGGACGTGGCGATCCAGGGCGACCGGATCGCGGCGATGGGCGTGGCGCTTGCCGGTCGCGGGAGCATCGAGATCGATGTCCGCGGGCTCGCCGTGGCCCCCGGCTTCATCGACATCCACTCGCACGGTGACTCGTCGCTTTCCGCCGACCCGCGCGCCGAGTCGGTGATCCGGCAGGGGATCACGACGCTCGTCGCGGGCGCCGATGGCAGCTCGCGTGCCACCGGCAGTGCGGCCAGCGGCTTCCCGGCGCTCTTCGCACGCCTCACGGCGCTCCGGCCATCGCCGAACGTGGCCTCGATGGTGGGTCTCGGCAGCGTGCGTGGCGCGGTGGTGGGTGGGGATGACCGTCCCGCGACGGTGACCGAACTGCGCACGATGGTGGCCATGGTGGAACGCGCGCTGGCCGACGGTGCGTGCGGCGCGAGCTCAGGGCTCGAGTACACCCCCGGCGCGTTCGCCTCGGTGGAGGAACTGGTGGCGCTCTGCCGGCCGCTCGCGGCGCGTGCGCTCGTCTACGCCACCCACATGCGCAACGAGGACGACCGGCTGATGGAGGCGATCGCGGAATCGATCGCCGTCGCGCGCGGCGCGCGCTGTGCGCTGCAGATCTCGCACCTCAAGACGCAGGGACCGCGCAACTGGAGCCGGCTGCCGCAGGTGTTCGCGCAGATCGAGGCCGCGCGGGCCGAGGGGCTCGACGTGGCGTTCGACCGGTACCCATACCTGGCGTATGCGACGGGCCTCACCAACCTCTTCCCGGTCTGGAGTCGCGACGGGGGCACCCCCGCCTTCCTCGCCCGGCTGCGGCATCCCGCGCAGGCGGAACGGATCGAGCGCGAGGTGCGCGCGAAGATCGAGCTGCTCGGCGGCTGGGACAACGTGCAGGTCACGGCGGTGCGCAATCCCGTCGATCGTGCCGCGGAAGGGAAGCGACTCGGTGCGTGGGCGGCGCTCACGAAGGCGGAGCCGTATGCCGCGCTGGTGGGACTCATCCAGCGCAACGACGCCACGGTGAGCATGGCGGGTTTCGCGATGAGTGAGGAGAACCTCGAGCGGATCCTCGCGCACCCGCTCGGCATGGTGTGCACGGATGGCGGGGCGTACGCCATCGACGGGCCGACGCGTCGCGGCAGCCCGCACCCGCGCGGTATCGGCAGCTTTCCGCGCGTGCTGGGGCGCTATGTGCGCGAACGCGGAGTGCTCACGCTGTCGGCGGCGATCCGGAAGCTCACGGCGGTGCCGGCCGATCGCCTGAAGCTGGCTGATCGCGGCCGGCTGCGACCCGGCCTGGCGGCGGACGTCACCGTCTTCGACGCGGCACGCGTTGCCGACACCGCCACGTTCGAGCGGCCGTTCCAGTATCCCGTCGGGATCCCGCACGTGATCGTGAACGGCCGGCTCGCGCTGCGTGATGGTGTGCGCACGCGCGAGCGCAGCGGTCGTGCCCTGCGGAGCGTGGGGCAGGCAGGCGGCTGACGCAGCCGGTGCGGCGGGAGGTCAGGGCTTGCCGTTCGTCATCAGCACGCCGTCCACGCTCCCGAAGTCGTCCGCGGCGCCGGCGAGGTTGGCGGGCTGCACCCAGTTGCCGTTGTTCGACCGGATCGCGACCCGCCAGGTGCCGGCGGCCGGTGCGGCGCCGCAGGTGAACCGGCGCGAGCCGCTGCGCGCGCAGGTGCGTGGCACCCACTCCGTGAAGTCCCCGCGCAACTCGACCTTCTCCACGTCGGTCGGCCCGCTGTCGATGACGAGGGTGCCGTTGATCACGAGCAGCGTGGCGGCGGTCGTCGCTGCCGGCACCGGTCGCACGAGCAGCCGCCGGCCTTCCATGCGCACGCCGAGCAGCGCCGTGCGTCCGGAGGGGATGCCGGCGCGCACGTCGGGCAGGCGCTGCACGCCGCCGACGAAGAGCGACACCCCGCGCGCCGTCTGCAGCGTGAACGAGAGCTGCGGGCCGACGCGCGTGCCGGTCGCGCCCTGCTGCACCGCACGCAGTGCGACCGACGCATCGGCGCGCAGGCGGCTCCGCTCCCAGATCATGCGCGGGGTGAAGTCGAGGGTGCGTGCCGTGAACGCGGCGCCGGCGCCGGCGCGCACGCCGAGCTGCTGCTGCAGCGTCGCGGGACGCCGCGCGGCGGCGAAGGTGCCGTCGAGGGCGATCGACGTGGCGCCGTGCGTGTGCAGCACCGTGCCGCCGGCCTCGAGGTCAGGGTACCAGGCGCCGCTGAAGCGCATCTGCCCGCCGCGCGCGCGCAGCACGCCGGTGGTGCCGGCAGTGCCGCGCCGCCACTCGGCCCCGAGATCGCCGTGGATCGTGTGTGCGATGCCGGTGGTCTTGAGAAGCTGGCCGGTGCCGATGAGCCGGACGTCACGCAGCGCGGGCGAGCGGAAGTATCCGCTGCCGAGGAACGACTGCCACTGCGGCGATCCCGTCGCCAGCACGGCGCTGCCGCCGACCGTCAGGTCACGTGCCGTGAGCTGGGCACCTGGCGCCAGGTAGAATGCCGCCCCGCTCCGCACGAGCGGCTGCTGCACCACGGCGGCGCCGGACTCCAGGGTGCCGACGACCCTCGCGCGGGGCGGCGCCGTCGGCGCGGTGGCGCTGCGCTGCTGCGCCGAACCGGCAGATGCCGACAGCAGGATGCCTGCGGCGATACCCCACCCACGCCGCACGCCGGCACGGTGGCGACGCATCTCAGGGCTTGCCGCGGGTGCTGTTGGAGCCGGCCATGCCGAATCCGTCCGCCGCGTTCCCGATCCCGGGGGACGCCGCCGCGCCGCCGACCAGTCGGGTCATGCGGTCGTTGAGGGCATCCGCCGGCGCCACGCCACCCGCTACGTCGCGCGCGAAGTCGTCGGCGATGGCGAGCAGGGTGTTCGTGGGCACCTGCCGGTCGATCAGCGAGCGCGCCGCGCGCACCGCCTGCTCCTGCGTCACGCCGCGCCGCATCAGCCGCACCACGAACAGGAAGTACGGTTCCGCCGACCGCCGGCCGGCCGCCACGCGCAGTGTCCGCAGCGATGGCGCGGACACACCCACCGAGAGCGCCTCGGCGCCGGCATGCAGCTCCGGCACGCTCACGGCCGGTGCCAGCAGCCGTGCGACCGAGTCCACGCGTGACGCCAGCAGCGCGACGGCCTCGGCGATCCGGGGCTGGCTCGCGCCCTTGGCGGTGCCCTCGGCCACCTTCGCGCGCAGCAGGGCCGTGGGCAGTCCGCGCCGGTCGAAGTCGCGCAGCATCACGTCGATCCGCTGCTGCGCGGCGCGTTCACCCTCGGTCATCCCGCCCTGGCCCTGCAGCGGTGCCGCGGCGCAGAGTGCGACGAGCGCCAGCCTCGCCAGCCGGTTCACGGGGCCTCGCCCACGACCAGCTCGGAGCCGGTCACGCCGAAGTCGCGGTCCTCGACGGCGTCGCGTGCGGGGTCGCGCTCGAAGCGGTGCCCGTCCACCAGGTACGCGTAGATGTAGCGCCCGGGCGGCAGCAGGGTGGTGATGCGCCAGCGGCCGTCGGCGCTGCGCTCCATCGCGGTCGCGTCACGCGACCAATGGTTGAAATCGCCGAGCACCTGCACCGAGCGTGCATCGGGCGCGTCGAGCTCGAAGATGATCGGGCGGGCGCCGCCTGCCGACACCGGCAGCAGCGGGGCGCCCGCCGCCGGCAGCACCGGCGCGCCACCCACGGCGCGCGCGCCCGCCATCGCGAGCTCGCTGCGCTGCACCACGGCGGTGCGTCGCGCGGCGGTGACCACGGCGGCACCGGCCGCCATCAGCACCACGGCCGCGGCGAGCCGGCGGGTCCACGCGCCGGCCCGGGCCTGCGGTGAGCTGGCGAGGATGGCGCGGGCCGCGATGCGGTCGGCCGCCTCGCGCGGGAACGGGGGAACGTCCTGCATCGCGTGCAGTGCGCGCGACAGGCGCTGGTCCAGGTCATCCATCGGGTCAGGCATCAGGGTCATCCTCGCGCAGGAGCTCGCGCACGGCATCCATCGCGCGTTTTGCACGCATCTTGCAGGCCGACACGCCCACGCCGCTGATCACGGCAATCTCCTCGTAGCTGAAGCCTTCCACGTGGTGCAGCAGGAAGGTCTCGCGCTGCGCCGCCGGCAGGGTGGCCAGCGCGCGGAACACGCGCGCCACGTCACTGCGGGTGGTGGTGGCCATCAGGGCGTCGATCGACTCGTCGCGCAGCTGGTCGTCCATGGGCTGGGCGCGCAGCTGCAGCCGGCGGAGCCGCACCCGCAGCGAGCGGCAGCAGTTGGCGAGGATCGTGAAGAACCAGCTCTCGAAGCTGCGGCTCGCGTCGTAGCGGGGCAGGGCCCGGTGCGTCCGGATCCAGGCGTCCTGCACGATGTCGTCCACGTCGTCACGCGCGGCGCCGGTCATCTGGAGCGCGAACCGCGTGGCGCGCGGCTGCATCAGCTCCACCAGCGCGCTGAAGGCTCCCGGATCGCCGTCACGGGCGCGCAGCGCCAGCACGTCGGCGGGGGCCGAGGTGCGGGGGGGGCGGCTGACGGTGACGTGCGGTCGGGAGAGGGGCATCGGGTCGGCGGACGGGCACTGGGTTGCGCGTGATACTCCACGACCGCCGGTCGGGTCACCGGACGCGGCCGCATGCGTGGTGCAGCGCGGGCCAGACCGTCCCGCGCACGTCAGGTGAAGTCTCATTGCCGGGCCTGTCGCGCGAAAGTAACCTTGACCCGCCCGCCCCTCCGGATGGTGACTCCCGCCAGCCCGTGGGGCGGTGGTTCGCCCTGTCCGTCCGGAGGACATGCATGGTTTCTCACTTCGTTCGACGCGCGTCTTGCGCCCTCGCGCTGGCCGTCGCCACGCCGGTGCTGCTGTCTGCGCAGGCTGCCACCGGCACCATCCGTGGCAAGGTCACGGAAGCGTCCTCGGGACGCGGCCTGGCCGACGCCCAGGTCCAAATCACCGGCACCCGGATCGGGGCCCTCAGCCAGGCCACGGGTGACTACGTCCTGACCGGCGTGCCGGTCGGCGCCCGGGTGGTCTCCATCCGCCGCATCGGCTTCCAGCCGGTGAACCGCACCGTCCAGGTGCTCGCCGGCAGCGCGCAGACCGTGGACGCCGCCCTCACCGTGAGCGCGATCAACCTCTCCGAGGTCGTCGTCACCGGCACCGCGTCGCCCACCGAGAAGCGCCGCGTCGGCACCAGCATCGCCACCGTGGACTCCACCGTGGTCGCCAAGGCGCAGGCCGTAACGGTCGACCAGGCGTTGCAGGGCAAGATCGCCGGCGCCCAGATCACGCAGAACTCCGGCGGGCCGGGCGGCGGCGGCATCTCGGTGCGCCTCCGCGGCACCAACAGCTTCATCTCCGGCTCCGACCCGCTCTACATCATCGATGGCGTGATCGTGGACAACGGCTCCGCGCAGCTCGCCGACCTCGGCGGCCGATCCAACCCGCAGAACCGGCTGGCGGACATCAACCCGGCGGACATCGACCGCATCGAGATCATCCGCGGTGCCGCGGCGGCCGCCCTCTACGGCTCACGCGCCAACAACGGCGTGGTGCAGATCTTCACCAAGCGCGGCGTGCTCGGCAAGCCGCGGGTGACCCTCACCTCACGCCTGGCCTCCAACGAGCTCCGCGAGCAGCAGCCGTTCAACTTCTACCCGTACGACGTCAACGGGAACCCGATCGCGCGCTACAACATGCAGGACGCGATCTTCCGCCGCTCGCCCAGCTACGAGCAGAACCTGACGGTCGAGGGCGGCAACGACGCCACGCGCTACTTCGTGAGCCTCAACAACACCGAGGACCAGGGCATCATCCGGTCCACCGAGTCGCGGCGCCAGGGCGTGCGGCTCAACCTGCAGCAGCAGCTCTCGTCCACGCTGATCGCGAACGTGAGCACGAACTTCATCAACACGCGGAACCAGTTCCAGGCGTTCGGTGAGCAGAACGACTACGGCATCATGGGCTCGCTGTTCTTCGCGCCCACGCAGACGGACTTCCGCCCGGTCAACGGCATCTACCCGCTGCCGCCGGCGCTTGGCACCAACCCCCTGCTCGCGATCGCCCGCATCCGCAACCCGCAGACGATCAACCGCTTCATCGGCTCGGCCAAGCTCACCTGGACGCCGGTGCCGAAGCTGCTCGTGGACTACACGGCGGGCCTCGACAACTCCGCCTTCGAGCAGCGCCAGTTCATCCCGCGTGGCGCCGTCCTCGGCACGGGGGCGCTGTCCACGGGCCAGTCGCAGTCGGTGTACCAGAACACGCGCGTGCTCAACCAGGACCTGGTCGCCGGCTACTCGTGGAACCCGGGCAGCACGTACGAGCTGAAGACCACCGCGGGGCTGAACTACACCCAGCAGACCATCAACCTCACGCAGTCGGGCGCCAACGGCCTCGCGCCGGTGGGTGACCTGGTCAGCGCCGGTGCCGTGAAGTTCGGCACCCAGGCCCTCACGCAGCTCCGCACGCTCGGCTTCTTCGGCCAGCAGGAGCTGGCGGCGTGGAACAAGCTGTTCCTGACCGCCGCGGTCCGCTACGACGCCTCGTCCACCTTCGCACCTGCGGAGCGCTGGCAGGCCTTCCCGAAGTTCTCGGCCTCGTACGTCGTGGCCGAGAACCGTTCCGGCCTGCTCAACAGCCTCCGCGTGCGCAGCGCGCTGGGCTGGGCCGGCAGCCAGCCGGGCGCCACCAACGCCTACTCCCAGTTCGTGGTCTACTCGAACACCTCGTTCGGCGGCCGTCCCGGCTTCGTCAACGACGTCACGTTCGGCAACGAGCAGCTCAAGAACGAGCGGGCGCGCGAGTGGGAGCTGGGCGCCGAGGTCGGGGCGCTTGGCGGCCGAATGGGGATCGAGGCGACGTATTACGACCGCCTCGTCAGCGACCTGCTGTTCTTCAAGCCACTCCCCACCAGCACCGGCTTCTCGCGCCAGTTCGCCCCCATCGGCACGATGAGCAACAAGGGCATCGAGCTGCTCGTGCGCACGGTGAACGTGGACCGGAAGAACCTGCGCTGGGAGACCACCACCACCTACACCCGCAACCGGAACCTGGTCGAGAGCCTCAACATCCTCGACTTCCAGTCGGCCGGCGGCTACCCGAACCGCATCCGCACCGGCGAGCCGGCTGGCGTGTTCTACGGCTCCTACGCCGCCCGCAACTGCCTGACCGGCGCGCTGCTCGTCGACTCGCTCGGCCGCTACCGTCGCAGCAACCAGACCGCCGACATGGGTGCCACCCTCGCCGCCCGCCGTGCCATCAGCGGCGGCACCTGCAACGACTCGCTGAACAAGGTGATCGGCGACCCGAATCCGTCGTGGATGGGCTCCATCCTCAACGAGGTCACGCTCGGCGGCAAGCTGCGCCTGCGCGCCCTGTTCGACGGCACCTTCGGCAACGACGTGCTGAACCTCTCGACCCGTGCGCAGAACGCCGGCGTGGCCAGCAACTCCAAGGAGTACGAGCGCGAGCTGCTGCCGTACGGTGACTCGCGCAAGCTGGCCCCGAACTTCAACGGCCGCACCCAGGGCATCTTCGAGTACTGGATCGAGGACGGCAGCTTCGTGAAGCTGCGCGAGCTCTCGGCCAGCTACACGGTGGACTGGGCACCCGTGAAGAAGCTGTTCCACGAGGGCGTGGACCTCACCGTCTCCGGCCGCAACCTGTGGGTGTGGACGAAGTACTCCGGCTTCGACCCGGAAGTGACGGCATTCGGCACCAACGCCGGCGGTCTCGGCTCGGTGCAGACCACCGCCGCGGACCGCGGCATCGACTTCGGTGCCTACCCGATCCCGCGCGTCTGGTCCGTCAGCGCCCGGTTCACCTACTAACAGCGGAGACGCTCACCCATGCGCACGATCAAGCGATGCGTGGTGGCCCTCGCCGCCATGTCTCTCGGCGCCTGCACGCTCGACCTGCAGAACCCGAACAGTCCCACCGCAGGCCAGGTCACCACGTCACCTGACGGCGTGATCGCCCTCGCGACCGGGCTCCAGAGCCGGTTCGCCACCTCGTACTTCAACTATGCGTACATGGCCGGACTCGTGACTGACGAGTTCGCGGCCACCAGCGCGGCACTGATCTCCATCAGCGATGCGGAGCAGGGCAGTGTGGCGCCTGGCACCGGTATCGCCGACAACGTGTTCAACTCGATCTATCGCACCGTGCGCACGGCCGATGAACTGCTCGCCGGTGCCGACCGGCTGGCGGGCTCGTTCGATGCCGGCACGCGCAGCGGCCTCAAGGCGCTGGCCTACACCATGAAGGCGGAGGCGCTCGGCGAGGCGTTCCAGTCGTACCAGAAGGCGCCGGTGAACACGTTCAACATCACCACGCCCACCTACGTCGGTCGCGCCGAGGCCCTGCCCGTCATCCGCGCCCTGCTCGACTCGGCCGCGGCGCAGCTCGCCGGCACGCCGGCCAGCGCATTCTTCACGGCGTCGATCCTGACGCCGGGCGTGAACCTGCCGAACATGATCCAGGTGTACCGTGCGCGGTATGCACGCATGGCCAATGACGATGCCGCCGCCCTCGCGGCGGCCAACCTCGTTCCGCGCAGTGGCGCGTCGGCCATCTCGGCCTTCACCTACCCGGCACC encodes:
- a CDS encoding RagB/SusD family nutrient uptake outer membrane protein, producing MRTIKRCVVALAAMSLGACTLDLQNPNSPTAGQVTTSPDGVIALATGLQSRFATSYFNYAYMAGLVTDEFAATSAALISISDAEQGSVAPGTGIADNVFNSIYRTVRTADELLAGADRLAGSFDAGTRSGLKALAYTMKAEALGEAFQSYQKAPVNTFNITTPTYVGRAEALPVIRALLDSAAAQLAGTPASAFFTASILTPGVNLPNMIQVYRARYARMANDDAAALAAANLVPRSGASAISAFTYPAPGANPWSVVTGGTNGIAVRRQYRSSMQAADQRFAFFTIPSTTLTGRVGALLDPFSTRYAIAAATQLVYFPDEALLIKAEALANQGNLAGAQAALDSVRTDCTGGRGLDDPKACLSALSDPLSAADLLTEIYVQRRYELLGTGLRWEDTRRRSAIRGPAAAPAVPVDGQRCWLPYAIGDRNANPNVPADPVEPSAFPATCPL
- a CDS encoding TonB-dependent receptor, whose product is MVSHFVRRASCALALAVATPVLLSAQAATGTIRGKVTEASSGRGLADAQVQITGTRIGALSQATGDYVLTGVPVGARVVSIRRIGFQPVNRTVQVLAGSAQTVDAALTVSAINLSEVVVTGTASPTEKRRVGTSIATVDSTVVAKAQAVTVDQALQGKIAGAQITQNSGGPGGGGISVRLRGTNSFISGSDPLYIIDGVIVDNGSAQLADLGGRSNPQNRLADINPADIDRIEIIRGAAAAALYGSRANNGVVQIFTKRGVLGKPRVTLTSRLASNELREQQPFNFYPYDVNGNPIARYNMQDAIFRRSPSYEQNLTVEGGNDATRYFVSLNNTEDQGIIRSTESRRQGVRLNLQQQLSSTLIANVSTNFINTRNQFQAFGEQNDYGIMGSLFFAPTQTDFRPVNGIYPLPPALGTNPLLAIARIRNPQTINRFIGSAKLTWTPVPKLLVDYTAGLDNSAFEQRQFIPRGAVLGTGALSTGQSQSVYQNTRVLNQDLVAGYSWNPGSTYELKTTAGLNYTQQTINLTQSGANGLAPVGDLVSAGAVKFGTQALTQLRTLGFFGQQELAAWNKLFLTAAVRYDASSTFAPAERWQAFPKFSASYVVAENRSGLLNSLRVRSALGWAGSQPGATNAYSQFVVYSNTSFGGRPGFVNDVTFGNEQLKNERAREWELGAEVGALGGRMGIEATYYDRLVSDLLFFKPLPTSTGFSRQFAPIGTMSNKGIELLVRTVNVDRKNLRWETTTTYTRNRNLVESLNILDFQSAGGYPNRIRTGEPAGVFYGSYAARNCLTGALLVDSLGRYRRSNQTADMGATLAARRAISGGTCNDSLNKVIGDPNPSWMGSILNEVTLGGKLRLRALFDGTFGNDVLNLSTRAQNAGVASNSKEYERELLPYGDSRKLAPNFNGRTQGIFEYWIEDGSFVKLRELSASYTVDWAPVKKLFHEGVDLTVSGRNLWVWTKYSGFDPEVTAFGTNAGGLGSVQTTAADRGIDFGAYPIPRVWSVSARFTY